One Stenotrophomonas oahuensis genomic region harbors:
- a CDS encoding helix-turn-helix transcriptional regulator, protein MSDRIRSARTAAGLSQTQLAQETGVKRSAVAQWERRGGTHPSVSHLARIAVVTHVRFEWLATGRGCGKPDGEELETTQPAADYVRNDLEGNILSLVRRLPPRKRQVAHDIIEMLGA, encoded by the coding sequence ATGTCGGATCGAATTCGCAGCGCGCGGACCGCTGCGGGGTTATCTCAGACGCAATTGGCCCAGGAAACCGGGGTCAAGCGCAGTGCGGTGGCACAGTGGGAGCGGCGCGGCGGCACCCATCCCAGTGTGTCGCATCTGGCACGGATTGCCGTGGTCACCCACGTGCGGTTCGAGTGGTTGGCGACCGGTCGTGGTTGCGGAAAACCGGACGGAGAAGAGCTGGAAACGACACAGCCGGCGGCGGATTACGTGCGTAACGACCTGGAGGGCAACATTCTGTCGCTGGTGCGGCGGTTGCCCCCACGCAAGCGGCAGGTGGCGCACGACATCATTGAGATGCTGGGCGCGTAG
- the ung gene encoding uracil-DNA glycosylase, with protein sequence MSDALPAIQLEPSWKAHVGDWLLRPEMRELSAFLRERKAAGAHVFPPGPQIFAAFDATPFDQVKVVILGQDPYHGRGQAHGLSFSVMPGVPVPPSLLNMYKEIESDLGIARPDHGCLLPWAQRGVLLLNAVLTVEEGQAGAHQKRGWEGFTDHVVETLNRERDGLVFLLWGSYAQQKGKVIDTRRHRVLKAPHPSPLSAHRGFLGCRHFSMANDYLQQRGQPPIDWSLPPRAAL encoded by the coding sequence ATGAGTGATGCATTGCCTGCCATCCAGCTGGAACCCAGCTGGAAGGCGCATGTGGGCGACTGGCTGCTGCGCCCGGAGATGCGTGAGCTGTCGGCTTTCCTGCGTGAGCGCAAGGCAGCGGGCGCACACGTGTTTCCGCCCGGCCCGCAGATCTTCGCCGCGTTCGACGCCACGCCGTTTGATCAGGTGAAAGTGGTGATCCTGGGCCAGGACCCGTATCACGGCCGCGGACAGGCGCATGGCCTGAGCTTCTCGGTGATGCCCGGCGTGCCGGTACCGCCGTCGCTGCTGAACATGTACAAGGAAATTGAAAGCGACCTGGGCATCGCGCGACCGGATCACGGTTGCCTGCTGCCGTGGGCGCAGCGTGGCGTGCTGCTGCTCAACGCGGTACTCACGGTTGAGGAAGGGCAGGCCGGCGCACACCAGAAGCGCGGCTGGGAAGGCTTCACCGACCATGTGGTGGAAACCCTCAACCGCGAACGCGACGGCCTGGTGTTCCTGCTCTGGGGCAGCTACGCCCAGCAGAAGGGCAAGGTGATCGACACCCGCCGCCACCGCGTGCTCAAGGCTCCGCACCCGTCGCCGCTGTCGGCGCATCGGGGCTTCCTGGGCTGCCGCCATTTTTCGATGGCCAACGATTACCTGCAGCAGCGCGGGCAGCCACCGATCGACTGGTCGCTACCGCCGCGCGCGGCGCTCTGA
- the ftsX gene encoding permease-like cell division protein FtsX produces MSAATNKEAAAPSRLGVWLHHHGHSVVFSLGRAWRKPWATLLTIMVMAVALALPLGLSIALDNVKLFAGSVQQSRDINLFLKASVDAAGATQVAETLRGRADVSAVTVRTPEEGLAELRDSAGLGEAIDALHDNPLPSLLIITPANGTDDARLAQSLQGLPQADLVQHDALWRKRLDAWLGFGSRLVQVLSALLGLGAVLVVGNTVRLDIQSRRDEIGVLQLLGASDGFIRRPFLYLGAWYGLGAGALALALIGVAGLALRPPLAELSSSYGSPFVLHGLDLLHSSLVLVGTVVLGWLGAWLVTGHFLRQTRPTET; encoded by the coding sequence ATGAGCGCTGCGACCAACAAAGAAGCGGCAGCGCCTTCGCGTCTGGGCGTGTGGCTGCATCATCATGGCCACAGCGTGGTGTTCAGCCTCGGTCGCGCCTGGCGCAAGCCGTGGGCGACGCTGCTGACCATCATGGTCATGGCGGTGGCCCTGGCGTTGCCGCTGGGTCTGTCGATCGCGCTGGACAACGTGAAGCTGTTTGCCGGCAGCGTGCAGCAGTCGCGCGACATCAACCTGTTCCTGAAGGCCAGCGTGGACGCCGCCGGTGCGACCCAGGTCGCCGAGACGCTGCGCGGTCGTGCCGATGTCAGCGCGGTCACCGTGCGCACCCCGGAAGAGGGGCTGGCCGAACTGCGCGACAGCGCGGGCCTTGGCGAGGCCATTGATGCCCTGCACGACAATCCACTGCCTTCATTGCTGATCATCACCCCGGCCAACGGCACGGATGATGCGCGCCTTGCGCAGTCACTGCAGGGTCTGCCGCAGGCCGACCTGGTCCAGCACGATGCACTCTGGCGCAAGCGTCTGGACGCGTGGCTGGGCTTCGGCTCACGGCTGGTGCAGGTGCTCTCGGCCCTGCTGGGGCTGGGCGCGGTGCTGGTGGTCGGCAACACCGTGCGTCTGGACATCCAGTCGCGCCGGGATGAAATCGGCGTGCTGCAGCTGCTCGGGGCCAGCGACGGTTTCATCCGTCGTCCGTTCCTGTATCTGGGCGCGTGGTATGGCCTGGGGGCCGGCGCGCTGGCACTGGCCCTGATCGGCGTGGCCGGTCTGGCGCTGCGCCCGCCGCTGGCCGAACTCTCCAGCAGCTATGGCAGCCCGTTTGTGTTGCATGGGCTGGATCTTCTGCATTCCTCGCTCGTCCTGGTCGGCACGGTGGTGCTGGGCTGGCTGGGCGCGTGGCTGGTCACAGGGCACTTCCTGCGCCAGACCCGACCGACTGAAACCTGA
- a CDS encoding response regulator, translating to MRPQALKHLVDAAPRVMVVDGSKLVRKLIADVLQRELPQVEVVGCACIEDARQALDAGPVNLVTTSLTLSDGDGLALARMVREAAGQAYVPVIVVSGDAQQHLEQRRFTEYVTDYFDKALGHEALASFIKGYVQPETIPGATILYIEDSRVVAEATKRMLERQSLNVLHVMTAEEAFALLTAESLGRSNTRIDLVLTDVTLKGELSGRDVVERVRVDFGYGKRRLPVLVMTGDGNPHNQSGLLQSGANDLVQKPIEERLLVTKVLFQLRLARLNDKPVLR from the coding sequence ATGCGTCCGCAAGCTCTCAAGCACCTCGTTGATGCCGCCCCCCGGGTGATGGTGGTCGACGGCTCCAAGCTGGTCCGCAAGCTCATTGCCGACGTGCTGCAGCGTGAGCTGCCGCAGGTGGAAGTGGTGGGCTGCGCCTGCATCGAAGACGCCCGCCAGGCGCTGGATGCCGGCCCGGTCAATCTGGTCACCACCTCGCTCACCCTCAGCGACGGCGACGGCCTGGCGCTGGCGCGCATGGTGCGCGAGGCGGCAGGGCAGGCCTATGTGCCGGTGATCGTAGTGTCAGGCGACGCCCAGCAGCACCTGGAGCAGCGCCGCTTCACCGAGTACGTCACCGACTACTTCGACAAGGCGCTGGGTCACGAGGCGCTGGCGTCCTTCATCAAGGGCTACGTGCAGCCGGAGACCATTCCGGGGGCCACCATCCTGTACATCGAAGACAGCCGCGTGGTGGCGGAAGCCACCAAGCGCATGCTGGAACGGCAGAGCCTCAACGTGCTGCACGTGATGACCGCCGAAGAGGCGTTTGCCCTGCTCACGGCCGAATCGCTGGGCCGCAGCAATACCCGCATCGACCTGGTGCTGACCGACGTCACCCTGAAGGGCGAACTCAGCGGTCGCGACGTGGTCGAGCGCGTGCGCGTGGACTTCGGTTACGGCAAGCGCCGCCTGCCGGTGCTGGTGATGACCGGCGACGGGAATCCGCACAATCAGTCCGGTCTGCTGCAGTCCGGAGCGAACGACCTGGTGCAGAAGCCGATCGAAGAGCGCCTGCTGGTGACCAAGGTGCTGTTCCAGCTGCGTCTGGCCCGCCTCAACGACAAGCCCGTGCTGCGATGA